Genomic segment of Panicum virgatum strain AP13 chromosome 9N, P.virgatum_v5, whole genome shotgun sequence:
GGGTCAGACTAGGGTTGGTTTCTTCGTTTTCATCCTCCGTCTCCTCAACTTGAGGCGGCGGCTTCAATGGTGGCAGGAGTTGGTAATTCTGAGCCAACAGTGTGTCCTGTTCTGGTGGCAGGGGAATTGAGCCAGGAGGAGCGATCGACTTAGGCAGCGGGATTCTGTTCCGGTTGCGTGCCAGCTCAAGGAGAACCTAGCAAGAATAGAAAATCACTTGTTAGCCTAAAGCACTGTTATGCATATGTACTCTACATATAACACTAGGCCAGATAAATTTCTCAGGAATCCAATGAAACAACAAAAGGTTCATACTAACCCTATAGTCAAAATATTCAATACTAGTAGGCTTTCATCACAGAagaaacaccaaaacatgagttccaGTGTTTCACCACAACACTAGTAGGCTTCCAATTCTTTTCCAGATCGGGTGAATCTGAATCTCATTACGAGATCGCAAAGGAATTACAAAGTCTTTGCGCAGCCTGTTAACACAGTGCCAGGTACCAGAAGACTACTTCATCTTGACTGCACTACAGTGTGAAGGGCTTTAATAGGACCAAGGGAACTACCAGCAACCCATCTGGTTTAACACATCAAAACCCTCAATTTATAACATCCAACAGCCACTTCTTGTAACACAGAAAGACACAGGAGAAATAAGTTAAGACTATCACATCAGAACTACAGGCTTGACTCGCAACTAGATTTATTAATGGCTTTCTCTGTTCTAGGAACAATAGAAAACAAATGAGATCCATGTAATGTGGTGTATTAGCATCACATCTTATTTCAAGGCAAATGAACATATCTAATACCCCAAGATACTTGTACCACTAACATAATGTGGCATTTAAGGTTATCGTTTCAAGAAATAGAAACAAGGTACTATCTTATGACCCATGGGAAGTCTGAAGATCGACCAAAGTGCTCCGGATTTTCTATTAGGACAACTTGAATGTCTCTAACAATGATTTGATTTTCTGGACAGAGTAGAAATTTGACTTTAGGCAGATAAAAAGAGTGCTTGTGTTTGTTAAATTTGACGGCAAGAAGATTGTTTTGATTGCTGGGGTTCAGCTGTCAGTTGATGTTTATACTTTTCTTGCTCTGTATCTGATGAGAACTCTTTCCCAAATTTAGAGATTGTTCCCTAAAGGTCAAGTTGTCTTTGTAAAGGGATTGtcttgtaaaaaaaattgaccAAACACTACTTTCTGTTGTTACTACCAATTGAATTCAGCAAATCATAATAGCAATAAAGTATTTTAAAAACAAATCCTCACATACCATCTTCTCAAGGACAATCCAAATATACATAATGAATCTGCTAGCCAAAGTTCTGAATTGTTGACTATGCAGATCACAAAACATTCCTGACTCGAGGGAGTATTCATTATGAGCTAAGCAAGAACGAAATTAAGTTACTCGCTTCAAATGTTAGTTCGATATTTTCCATGATTCCTTTCTTTTCAACCCATGACAATAAAGTATCCTTACTTCAGTGATGCCATTTAAGATGCAttagcaaaaaaaataaaaatcaaatgTATGGTGACATCATGAATATTCAAGAAATGCATTAAAAAAGATAGTATAATTTTTTATGTACCTCAAACACATTTTTCATATCCATAATACCACTTTAAATGAATAGCCAGATAaaagtactagattttgttggTTCATAGGAACTTCTTGACAGGCAATATTATAGTAAATTGCTCTATGATATCTACCTAGATAGTGGACTgacaaataaaaaaaggaatTGGTCAGTCAATGTTTTTTTCCTCAAAGAATCTGAACAAAAGgtaaaaaaaacattttcaaTTGTCATAGATTTATGATGAAGATAATACATATGGTGTGATTGGGGAACACAAGAAAAAACCAAGAGGCAGAATTACAAATCCAACCAAAAGATAAGCATACTAGTCCATTACAGTTCTAGTATTCTACATATTATTAGTCTTTGATGGTGTTTAAGGATGCAGAGGCGGTCATTAAAAGGTACATGATTTCAGTTAGTCATAATCTTCCTGTATCATGATGCAATTCAAAAACCGTAGTGAATATACTACATATTATTAGTGTTTGATGGTGTTTAAGGATGCAGAGGCAATCATTAAAAGATAGATGATTTTAGACTTTTAGTTAATCATAATCTTCCTGTATCAAGATGCAATTCAACAACCATAGTGAATACACAACAGACAAAAGTTAACCTTTGATTAAGAACAGAGGAAAATGTGAAATACAAACGAAATAGAATACTCTAATGCAACTGAGCATTCAAACAAGTGTGCACTAATCATAAAGGTTCACTCCTCCGATTATTGATCAAGGCATCATCTACATCAATCAAAACTTAGGAATGCAATTGGATGGGTATGCATCAGATGGGAATATGTCAACTTATAATTAGTCCTGGACTATGTTATCATGGCTTGCATTAATCAGCAAAGGCACCTATACCTCTTAAAGGATTACGAGTAGTTCAACTTTACATGGGGAACTTACATTTACTAGGTATGGTCAGTTCATCTTAAGCTGCATCATTTAAGTTAATCTAGCATGTTACATAACAGTTGCCATTCTCTCATTTGAAGGACTTCAAGCCAATATGCTCCACTTGTAAGGCCAGTATTTTTTAGTAACTGAAATTGTTGCAAATACAGAAGCAGAAAATTTACCATATTCCGCAATGCAGGGCACGAATGACAAGTACATTTCCACTAACATGACTACTGAACAGGAAACCTTATCAACAGGCAAACGATACCTAAAGAAAAACTTATATTGGAAAGAAATAGTTTATTTTAGACTGGACGAAGATTTCTCAAAACCTTAATTATCACATTCATAGAACAATTTAACAATTGTAATAGTTGATTCTATGGTTCCATGTAGAATTTCTGAATTCTCTTATGACACTAGGCTGTTCTATGTGGCTTCAAGTACATACATCTTCTTTCTGATCATATATCTGAACCTATGTTGTACCATAAATTTTCTGTCTATCCATGAAAATGAGGGGGCCCAGTTTATAAAATTACAACACATGATTTCATCCAAACTAAATAGATATAAATTCAACACTAGAGAGATGTGAGGGAGGGAAATCATATCAGTAATATTCACAAAAGCAGAAAGCATCATTTAAGCCACAAGTCTTTGCCCACTAATCTACCGATATACAACTACTTCAAAATTAAGCTGCAACTACAAGGGCAACACAACAACTAGGGTTCGTGGATTCAACCGTGGTAACAGCAGAGTCCATGCCGAGAGGCGAGAGCAACAATTATGCGCTGGAAGAAGAAGGTTAAACAGAGGATCCAACCAATTTACCGAAATTGGGGTACAGCGAGGGTAGAATTTTGGGTGGGTTTGGTacctcgcgcggcggcggctgcgagaaGGAGAAATTGACTTTGGCCTGGATGGCGAGACGGACGTCGTCGGCGTCGATCTGGGCCTTCCCGGCGTGGTCGGCGTAGACCTGGGCGTCCCCGAGCACGTCGCCGACGTAGCGGTAGGCCAGGTCCAGGAACTGGTGCACGACGCGGGGCTCGTACTCGCCCTCGCCGAGCCCCATCGAGCGCAGGAGCTCCCGCACCACCCGCGCGTCCCGGGGCTCGTCCGCGACGGAggcggccccggccccggcagcggcggcggcggccgacggtgCCGATggacgcgcgccgccggcgtccataGTTGGTGCGGCTGTGCCTGGTGGGGTTTCGCCGTTTCGTTTCTGGGGTGAGGGTGTCACGTGTCAGGGAGGTTTGATACCGAAGATTGTTCGTCAATCATGATATATAAATACGAGGAATAGTATTGTACACAAGCGACGCTTTGGCCGAGTGGTTAAGGCGTGTGCCTGCTAAGTACATGGGGTTTCCCCGCGAGAGTTCGAATCTCTCAGGCGTCGCATAAATTTTTTGGCTTTGCTATTTACTTTCAGTCCACTTGCTCTTCAGCATATATAATAAATTGCTATTCTCACATTTGTAACGTATGCTAATATAACACTTCTCTATTTCTTTTAGAAGGCTTCCACTACATCATGACCGCTAAATGCAGCATTTTCTTATTTGAGGAAATGGTTGGATATTATTGATATTTGCCTCTTGTCAGGAGACCCCTTAAAACTGAATTACATTCACTTTGCTCGCTTAggtgtggctggtggctggtgctagaTCTGACCATGGGCCACCTGACCCGACACGTCCAAAAAAAATCCGACCCGACCAAGTGACGGATTGGATACGGGTCGAAATATTTTActcaaaactaaaaaaattcgAACCAACCCGAAAATTACACACAAAATTGCGGGACAACTCGAACCCGATTCGACCCGACCATGTCATAAGCCGGGCATGTGCCAACATTTTTTGACCTGAATCCCGAAGTGACCCGActcgaacccgacccgacccgacagaTGATCGGTCTTAGCTGGTGCTGAATAGTTATGaaagaacagtactgctggctggctggtagctggtgctgatttggtac
This window contains:
- the LOC120691803 gene encoding transcription initiation factor TFIID subunit 9-like codes for the protein MDAGGARPSAPSAAAAAAGAGAASVADEPRDARVVRELLRSMGLGEGEYEPRVVHQFLDLAYRYVGDVLGDAQVYADHAGKAQIDADDVRLAIQAKVNFSFSQPPPREVLLELARNRNRIPLPKSIAPPGSIPLPPEQDTLLAQNYQLLPPLKPPPQVEETEDENEETNPSLTPNPGNPNPNYSQDQRGKEQQNTSQHGQRVSFQLNAVAAAAAAKRPRMSIDQLNMG